Within Dysgonomonas sp. HDW5A, the genomic segment TGAAAGCATTAGAAGAAACAGTATCCCTATAAAAGGTCTTGTACCTAAAACTCAAATAGAATGAATTATAATCTTGAGATACAGAAAATACTTTTAGATACTGAAAATGTAAAAGACGCCGATGACAGAATCATGTTATTAAAACAGGCGATACATATTGCCGACGCTAATAACGATATGGATTGGGGCTTTGATCTCAGGATGGAGTTAATTCGTAACGAACAGTTTACCGCTCACTCTCGTGAAAGTTTTCCTGCCTTTGCATGGATATTGAATGCTTATGATTCTGACCCCGAGATGTATTCGGAGGAAGAAATTCTGAACGAGTACAAGTGGATGGCAGCCGTATCCTACAATAATCTGAATATATCGAAGCCACAGATAGAAGCTATTCTCGAAGATTTCAGAAAAAGGTCTATTGATTGTGGAATGAGTAGCCGAGAGTATTACAATATCATGTCCAACTGGTCGCTTTTTCTGGGTAGCAAAGAAGATGCCCGTAAATATCTCGATTTAAGAGATAAGGAATCTGAGGACAGCATGACTTCTCTGAGTAACGACCTCATTACAAGTATCTATGTAGAGATGTTTGAAGGTGATTTTGACAAAGCAATTGCCCATATTCAGGAATTTACAGCACAACGTTCTGTTCACAAAATGAACCCGATTCCTGTTTATAGCGGACTCATTTACTACTTTGGGGGTAAAATGAACGATCCTAGAGCTGCTCATTATTTTGCAGAAGCGGACAAGGAATTTTCCGAATTGGCTAATTATCCTTTTCAATTATATGAAGTAACTTTGATGATGTATTATATGTCCAAATTCGAAAAAGAGAAAGCTTGGACATACTTTGATAAATATGTAAATTGGGAACTTGGTGCTGAAGATGCTATCCGATTCGATTTTGCAGCTTCAACACTAGCCTTATTTAAAGGTGGAGGTACTCGAATAATAGATAATATAAGTAGTAACCATCCTTATTACAGGGAAGATAATACCTATAGTCTGGATGATTTATACGATCATTATTACAAAATTGCTCTTTATTTTGCACAACAGTTTGATGAGCGAAATGGTAATACACATTTTAGCGAGCAATTAGATGAAGTGCTTCAACAAATACAATAACAAAGTGTAAACTAAAAAATATGAGCCAGCCTTTAGCAGAACGTTTACGTCCCCGATCTTTGGACGAATACATCGGTCAGAAACATTTGGTCGGTGAGGGAGCTGTATTGCGACGAATGATAGATTCGGGGCGTGTTCCTTCATTTCTGCTTTGGGGACCTCCGGGTGTAGGAAAAACAACTCTGGCTCAAATAATTGCCAATACGCTTGACACCCCCTTCTATACACTGAGTGCAATTAATTCGGGTGTAAAAGATGTACGTGAAGTAATAGATACTGCTAAAAAAAATACCTTTTTCAATACCACCAAAAGCCCTATTCTTTTTATTGATGAAATCCACCGTTTCAGTAAATCCCAACAGGATTCACTTCTTGGGGCAGTAGAAACTGGAGTAATAACTTTGATAGGAGCAACCACCGAAAACCCTTCATTTGAGGTTATTCGCCCGCTTCTTTCACGTTGTCAGGTTTATGTACTTAAATCTTTAGATAAAGCCGACCTGCTCAGTCTTATAAACAGAGCTGTAACAAAAGATACTATTCTGAAAGAAAAGAATATAGATATACAGGAAACCGATGCACTCTTAAAATACTCGGGAGGTGATGCCCGAAAATTATTGAATATCCTTGATTTGGTTATATCGGCAGACGAAGGTGATACGATTATAACTGATAAAATTGTAACTGAACGTCTACAAGAAAATCCCGCTGCTTATGACAAAGGCGGCGAAATGCATTACGATATAATTTCAGCTTTTATCAAATCGATACGGGGAAGCGATCCCGATGCAGCTATCTATTGGCTTGCCCGCATGGTTGCAGGAGGTGAAGACCCTAAATTCATAGCCCGCCGATTAGTTATCTCGGCAGCCGAAGATGTTGGTTTAGCAAATCCGAATGCTTTGCTGTTGGCAAATGCTTGCTTCGATGCCCTTCAAAAAATAGGATGGCCCGAAGGTCGTATAATACTGGCTGAAACGACCGTTTATCTGGCAACTTCACCCAAAAGTAATTCGGCATATTTATCTATTGACAAGGCTTTAGCATTAGTAGAAGAGTCAGGCAATTTACCTGTACCTCTACACCTTCGTAATGCACCAACCAAATTGATGAAAGAGTTAGATTATGGCAAAGAGTACAAATATGCCCACGATTATAAGGACAACTTCATTCAACAAGACTACCTGCCTAAAGAAATAAAAAGTGCCAAGTTTTGGGAACCTCAAGCAAATCCTGCCGAATTGAAGATATTGGAGCATTTGCGAAAATTATGGAAAAACAGGTATTGATTAGCTTAAAATA encodes:
- a CDS encoding replication-associated recombination protein A, with the translated sequence MSQPLAERLRPRSLDEYIGQKHLVGEGAVLRRMIDSGRVPSFLLWGPPGVGKTTLAQIIANTLDTPFYTLSAINSGVKDVREVIDTAKKNTFFNTTKSPILFIDEIHRFSKSQQDSLLGAVETGVITLIGATTENPSFEVIRPLLSRCQVYVLKSLDKADLLSLINRAVTKDTILKEKNIDIQETDALLKYSGGDARKLLNILDLVISADEGDTIITDKIVTERLQENPAAYDKGGEMHYDIISAFIKSIRGSDPDAAIYWLARMVAGGEDPKFIARRLVISAAEDVGLANPNALLLANACFDALQKIGWPEGRIILAETTVYLATSPKSNSAYLSIDKALALVEESGNLPVPLHLRNAPTKLMKELDYGKEYKYAHDYKDNFIQQDYLPKEIKSAKFWEPQANPAELKILEHLRKLWKNRY